The Candidatus Neomarinimicrobiota bacterium sequence CATTTCAGCAGGGTGATATGGAAACAGCAAAACAAGCTTTTGAACAATCCTTAAAGTCGAGTGATGTTAAATTGAAATCAAAAGCTATGTATAACTTAGGTAATACATTTTATCAGGAAGAGAAGAAAGAAGAAGCAATGGCATTTTATCGAAAGGCACTAGAATTAGATCCTAATGATAAAGAAGCCAAATTCAACTATGAATTTTTAAAATACCAGGAAAATCCGCCAGAAGATCAACAACAGCAGGATCAAGAAAAAAACGACGAAAACGACGAAAAAAAGGATCAGGAAAAGCAGGACCAAAAAGACCAGCAAGATAAAAAAGATAATAAAGAAAAGCAGGATCAAGAAGATAAACAGCAAGACGAACAAGAAGAAGAAAAGAAAGAAGACGAAAAAAAGGAACAAGAGGATCAGAAGGAAAAAGAAGAACAAGAACAACAGAAACAACAGCAGCAGCAAGAAGCTGCCGAAGAAGAAAAGTCTCAAGATTTAAAACAGGCAGAAAGTATTTTAGACGCATTAAAACAGGATGAAAAAATCATGCAAAAGCGTCAAATTGCTCGGGCAAAATCGCGTAAATTGGCTAAAGATTGGTAATGAAAAAGCAATTAATATATCGAGCTATTTCCATCGTCTTCATGATAAATATTTCATGGAGCCAAGTAACGGTGACTGCCTCTGTGGATGTGAACAGAATATCACAAAATGAAACTGTGGGTTTTAAAATTGTCGCCGTTAATGCTGATGGTACGCCCAATGTCGATATATCACCGATCCTGAAGAATTTTAAAATTGTTAGTGGACCTGCCCAGCAAACCAATATTCAATGGGTGAACGGCGCTATGACTAGTTCCAGAAGTTTAAGTTGGACACTTTTGACAAAAGTGGGTGGACGGATCAATATTCCGTCATTAAATGTTACTATTGGAAAAAATGTTTATCGCACAAATCCCATTGGCATTCATGTGGAAAAAGGCGCAGGTCGTTCTCAAATGGCCAATTTGTTCATCGAAGCTAAACCGGATAAGGAGCAGGCTTTCCCCGGGGAGCAGGTTACGGTTACGTACCGACTATTTACACGGGTGAATTTATCTATAGAAAATATTGAATATCCCAAAAGTGTAGGCTTTTGGAATGAAGATCTACGCGTGGCCCAAACTGTTCGGTTCAGGGACACCCAAATCCAAGGCGTAGGATATAAAGTGGCAA is a genomic window containing:
- a CDS encoding tetratricopeptide repeat protein; this translates as MLSRLLILSAFYVSMVFSQDKGLNYYQNQEFEAAQDYYESVLREKGNQSQAQFGRGSSAFQQGDMETAKQAFEQSLKSSDVKLKSKAMYNLGNTFYQEEKKEEAMAFYRKALELDPNDKEAKFNYEFLKYQENPPEDQQQQDQEKNDENDEKKDQEKQDQKDQQDKKDNKEKQDQEDKQQDEQEEEKKEDEKKEQEDQKEKEEQEQQKQQQQQEAAEEEKSQDLKQAESILDALKQDEKIMQKRQIARAKSRKLAKDW